In Mercurialis annua linkage group LG5, ddMerAnnu1.2, whole genome shotgun sequence, a single genomic region encodes these proteins:
- the LOC126683388 gene encoding uncharacterized protein LOC126683388 isoform X1, with product MPYVDPSFGQTACTTPLATQQDPLVTRVDYQGNTEEFIRRYTGYTHHHGSTSSQPQGPPTSSFSVPPSSVPYVDPCFGETVYMTPLATPDPLATPVDYQGNTEDFIRRYTGYTQHYGSTSSQPEAPLSSSYSVPQDFSNYRGSAFTPFQPPPPTQTPPAQQYGRLFEDNLSYPQTPGVGSFSQLLQGYIPQPPSSSPRPTQCPSQMHFSLTDEWVSNLQAPTPPLGDVANMTPPSFSLGLENPSSQIPDDEDDDVVSPSGSDHSSGPDLRPYRPLTHSQMSRRQNKGRNLRTLLRTPDRTNI from the exons ATGCCTTATGTCGACCCATCGTTTGGGCAGACCGCTTGCACGACTCCGCTAGCCACGCAGCAGGACCCTCTAGTCACACGG GTCGATTATCAGGGGAATACCGAGGAGTTCATTCGGCGGTATACCGGGTATACGCATCACCACGGCAGCACATCTTCGCAGCCACAGGGCCCACCGACTTCCTCTTTCTCAGTGCCGCCTTCTTCTGTGCCTTATGTTGACCCATGTTTTGGGGAGACCGTTTACATGACTCCGCTGGCCACGCCGGACCCTCTGGCCACACCG gtcGATTATCAGGGGAATACCGAGGACTTCATTCGGCGGTATACTGGGTATACACAGCACTATGGCAGCACCTCTTCACAGCCCGAGGCGCCACTATCTTCGTCTTATTCAGTACCGCAGGACTTCTCCAATTACCGTGGTTCCGCTTTTACCCCCTTTCAGCCACCACCCCCGACACAGACACCTCCAGCCCAACAGTACGGAAGACTATTTGAAGACAACTTGTCCTATCCGCAAACGCCTGGAGTAGGTAGTTTTAGCCAGCTTCTTCAGGGGTACATTCCACAGCCGCCTTCCTCCTCTCCCCGCCCGACTCAGTGCCCATCGCAAATGCATTTTTCGCTAACTGATGAGTGGGTGAGCAATTTGCAGGCTCCCACACCTCCACTTGGTGATGTTGCTAACATGACGCCTCCTTCATTTTCCCTGGGGTTAGAGAACCCCTCCTCACAGATTCCTGATGACGAGGATGACGATGTGGTCAGTCCAAGTGGTAGCGACCACAGCTCCGGCCCAGATCTCAGACCTTATCGGCCATTGACTCATAGCCAGATGAGTCGGCGTCAGAACAAGGGTCGAAACTTGAGGACACTCTTACGGACCCCAGATAGAACAAACATTTAG
- the LOC126683388 gene encoding extensin-like isoform X2, which produces MPYVDPSFGQTACTTPLATQQDPLVTRVDYQGNTEEFIRRYTGYTHHHGSTSSQPQGPPTSSFSVPPSSVPYVDPCFGETVYMTPLATPDPLATPGNTEDFIRRYTGYTQHYGSTSSQPEAPLSSSYSVPQDFSNYRGSAFTPFQPPPPTQTPPAQQYGRLFEDNLSYPQTPGVGSFSQLLQGYIPQPPSSSPRPTQCPSQMHFSLTDEWVSNLQAPTPPLGDVANMTPPSFSLGLENPSSQIPDDEDDDVVSPSGSDHSSGPDLRPYRPLTHSQMSRRQNKGRNLRTLLRTPDRTNI; this is translated from the exons ATGCCTTATGTCGACCCATCGTTTGGGCAGACCGCTTGCACGACTCCGCTAGCCACGCAGCAGGACCCTCTAGTCACACGG GTCGATTATCAGGGGAATACCGAGGAGTTCATTCGGCGGTATACCGGGTATACGCATCACCACGGCAGCACATCTTCGCAGCCACAGGGCCCACCGACTTCCTCTTTCTCAGTGCCGCCTTCTTCTGTGCCTTATGTTGACCCATGTTTTGGGGAGACCGTTTACATGACTCCGCTGGCCACGCCGGACCCTCTGGCCACACCG GGGAATACCGAGGACTTCATTCGGCGGTATACTGGGTATACACAGCACTATGGCAGCACCTCTTCACAGCCCGAGGCGCCACTATCTTCGTCTTATTCAGTACCGCAGGACTTCTCCAATTACCGTGGTTCCGCTTTTACCCCCTTTCAGCCACCACCCCCGACACAGACACCTCCAGCCCAACAGTACGGAAGACTATTTGAAGACAACTTGTCCTATCCGCAAACGCCTGGAGTAGGTAGTTTTAGCCAGCTTCTTCAGGGGTACATTCCACAGCCGCCTTCCTCCTCTCCCCGCCCGACTCAGTGCCCATCGCAAATGCATTTTTCGCTAACTGATGAGTGGGTGAGCAATTTGCAGGCTCCCACACCTCCACTTGGTGATGTTGCTAACATGACGCCTCCTTCATTTTCCCTGGGGTTAGAGAACCCCTCCTCACAGATTCCTGATGACGAGGATGACGATGTGGTCAGTCCAAGTGGTAGCGACCACAGCTCCGGCCCAGATCTCAGACCTTATCGGCCATTGACTCATAGCCAGATGAGTCGGCGTCAGAACAAGGGTCGAAACTTGAGGACACTCTTACGGACCCCAGATAGAACAAACATTTAG
- the LOC126683389 gene encoding mitochondrial inner membrane protease subunit 1-like — protein sequence MSLRNISPWKSFAKEALSQSILVAKFLCFLHVTNTYVCTAALTYGPSMLPTLNLTGDLILAEKISHRIGKVGPGDIVLVRSPVNPRRIVTKRVMGVGGDSITYVVDPRNSDRSNTVRVPMGHIWIEGDNVYDSHDSRKFGAVPYGLLQAKVFLRVWPPKDFGPLVQKAN from the exons ATGAGCCTGAGAAATATATCACCATGGAAAAGCTTTGCCAAAGAAGCACTGAGTCAATCCATATTAGTAGCCAAATTCCTCTGCTTTCTCCATGTCACCAACACCTATGTCTGCACAGCTGCTCTC ACATACGGTCCCAGCATGCTTCCTACTCTTAATCTCACCGGAGACTTAATTCTGGCCGAGAAAATCTCCCATCGGATTGGGAAAGTGGGCCCCGGTGATATTGTTCTTGTTCGTTCTCCTGTTAACCCTAGAAGAATTGTCACCAAGCGTGTAATGGGCGTTGGGGGTGATTCAATTACTTATGTTGTTGATCCCAGGAACAGTGATAGAAGTAATACTGTTAGG GTACCTATGGGGCATATTTGGATAGAGGGAGATAATGTGTATGATTCTCATGACTCAAGAAAGTTTGGTGCTGTTCCTTATGGCCTTCTACAAGCAAAAGTATTTTTGAGG gtatggccaccaaaagaCTTCGGACCATTAGTACAAAAAGCAAATTAA
- the LOC126682059 gene encoding F-box/kelch-repeat protein At3g23880-like — MANGDKKGGLDAKFVHIPKEILQDILLKLDIKSLVRFKTVNTFWFSLISSHEFAQAQLSHVRDHKYRVIQLGNMHTPCPSVSLRIVNARDYYNNLVTIELRKVFGEVDRKQVSETVVEVFGSCNGMLLVSLGSYLKRFILWNPTIREYKTIRQLGYEFDPLYYLAGICCDETNDDYRVVVVVVSIAREISFAIYNNKKKCWERREKSYFPYNFYFNQAAVSPVNGILHWVVRRVDDDGEDREAVILSFDMVKNEFKEVPSPRNFPKDNYNNLVFVSAIDGFLCVSLRPEDCFPDRLNIWMMKEYGVEESWTKLSN; from the coding sequence ATGGCTAATGGAGATAAAAAAGGCGGGCTAGATGCAAAATTTGTTCACATTCCTAAAGAAATATTACAAGACATATTGCTTAAACTAGACATAAAATCTCTCGTACGATTCAAAACAGTCAATACCTTCTGGTTTTCTTTGATTTCTAGCCATGAGTTCGCTCAAGCACAGCTCAGTCATGTCCGTGATCACAAATATAGAGTCATTCAACTAGGGAATATGCATACACCGTGCCCGTCTGTCTCTCTTCGTATCGTGAACGCTCGAGATTATTATAATAATCTCGTAACGATAGAGCTTCGAAAGGTTTTCGGAGAAGTTGATCGAAAACAGGTTTCCGAAACTGTTGTCGAAGTATTTGGTTCTTGCAATGGAATGTTACTTGTATCTTTGGGGAGTTATTTGAAAAGATTTATACTGTGGAATCCGACTATTAGGGAATACAAAACGATCCGCCAACTCGGGTATGAGTTCGATCCTTTGTATTACCTTGCCGGTATTTGTTGTGATGAGACTAATGATGATTATAGAGTTGTGGTAGTTGTTGTTTCTATAGCAAGGGAGATATCATTTGCAATTTATAACAATAAGAAGAAATGCTGGGAGAGAAGAGAAAAATCCTACTTTCCTTACAACTTCTATTTTAATCAAGCCGCCGTAAGCCCCGTGAACGGGATACTACATTGGGTGGTACGGAGGGTGGATGACGATGGCGAAGACAGAGAAGCAGTTATTTTGAGTTTTGATATGGTAAAGAATGAGTTCAAGGAGGTACCGTCGCCGAGAAATTTCCCGAAAGATAATTACAATAACTTGGTGTTTGTGTCGGCTATCGACGGGTTTCTTTGCGTAAGCTTACGTCCGGAAGATTGTTTTCCGGACAGATTAAACATATGGATGATGAAAGAATATGGGGTGGAGGAATCTTGGACTAAATTGAGTAATTGA
- the LOC126680919 gene encoding transcription factor bHLH144 encodes MMQSDQQFPRRKSVPHFGNQSGNDHMHVPIASSFAPAPPLSSKHLMSVHGIEFQPSEVCPKNFIIFDQTDHRSQIMFHPTVAHKFSSPGLGMHASYVQENFKRKMANDIEKEVSSSLKENSDDIDALLSLEEDEEDGYDEEEVSTARTYGNYGSSSPDSCSTYGSKPRKNGSSSVQSSSGSGSSCNSERKRQKMKKMVKALRGIVPGSSDQMNTVTVLDEAVRYLKSLKVEVQKLGVGNLEN; translated from the coding sequence ATGATGCAGAGTGACCAGCAATTCCCTCGCAGAAAATCAGTGCCCCACTTTGGTAATCAAAGTGGTAACGATCATATGCATGTTCCGATAGCATCTTCTTTTGCTCCAGCTCCGCCTCTATCTTCAAAGCATTTGATGTCTGTTCATGGCATTGAATTTCAACCTTCTGAGGTTTGCCCGAAGAACTTCATTATTTTCGATCAGACTGATCACCGAAGTCAAATTATGTTCCATCCCACAGTTGCCCACAAGTTCAGTAGTCCTGGCTTGGGTATGCATGCAAGTTATGTCCAAGAGAATTTCAAGAGAAAAATGGCCAATGACATTGAAAAGGAGGTATCTTCTTCTCTGAAAGAGAATTCAGATGACATTGATGCATTATTGAGCTTAGAAGAGGATGAAGAGGATGGATATGATGAGGAAGAGGTCAGCACAGCACGAACTTACGGAAATTATGGGAGCAGCTCCCCTGATTCTTGCTCCACATATGGTTCTAAACCCAGGAAAAATGGATCATCTTCTGTTCAGAGTTCTTCTGGGAGCGGTAGCAGTTGTAACAGTGAAAGAAAACGGcagaaaatgaagaagatggtgaaGGCACTGAGAGGAATTGTACCTGGCAGTAGTGATCAAATGAATACTGTCACTGTTCTTGATGAAGCTGTTaggtatctcaagtctctcaaagTTGAAGTGCAAAAGCTTGGAGTAGGGAATCTCGAGAACTGA